DNA from Sphingomonas psychrotolerans:
GGCGGATCCGATCAAGAAGGTGAGGCGGCGTGCCGCACACGCACTCACTCGACACCTGCCGCGACGAGCAGGATACCGAGACCGACGGACATGCCGCGCACGCTCGCGCCCTTCTCGACGTCGATCCATTCGTCGAGCGAGTGCGCGCGTCCTCCCGTCCCGCCCGATCCGATCGTGATGGCCGGGATTCCCAGGCTCATAGGCAGGTTGGAATCGGTCGACGAGAAGGACGGGCTCGGGCGCATGCCATGGGCGCGGATGACTCCGGTCGCGATCCGGACGATGTCGGCGGTCGGCGATGTGCTTCCCGCCGGCCGATCTCCGATCAGCTTGAGCTCCGCTGAAACCTTGCCCTCGCGCGTATCGCGGCCGCCGTTCTCGCCGTCGACGCTGGCGTGCACGATCTCGACGAAGCGCTTCTCAACCTTGGCGAGCTCCGCCGGATCTTCCGATCGCATGTCGAACTCGGTGAAGACCTCGTTGGGGATCGAATTCACCGAGGTGCCGCCACCGGTCACGCTCGCGGCGTACGTCGTCTTGGGGGATTTCGGGACGGCAAGCTTGTAGAAATCGACGACGGTCTGGCTCATCGCGACCATCGGGTTGACCAAACCGAACGCGCCGTAGCTATGGCCTCCCGGCCCCTTATAGGTGACCCGGTAGCGCTTCGAGCCGACGCCGCCGCTGACGATGCGACTGGCATCGGTGCCGTCCATCGACACGAACGTCTCCACGCGATCCTTGTACGCGCCGCGCGTGAAGAGGTAGCGCACCCCGCGCAGATCACCCGGGCCTTCCTCGCCAACGTTGCCGACGAACAGAATGTCGGATTTCGTCCGGATCGCATTGGCTTTCATTGCCCGCGCATAGGCCAGAAGCACTGCCAGGCTGCGCGTGTCGTCGCCGATGCCGGGCGCGTAGAGGCGAGTGCCGTCACGCCGCACCGTCACCTTGGTGCCTTCCGGAAACACCGTGTCGAGATGTGCCGCCAGCACGATGACTGGCCCGCCCGCCGCGGCAGTCCCGCGATAGACGCCCATGACGTTGCCCTCGGCATCGATCTCGACATTCTCGAGCCCGGCCTGCTTCAGCATGTCGCGATAGGCGGCGGCGCGCGCCGCTTCTTTGAAGGGCGGAGCTGGAATCTCCGTCAGCTTGACGATGTCCTCGACGATCCGGTCATGCTCGCGTTCGAGCTGGACAACGGCGGCCTTGTAGCCTCGCCCGGCCAGCACGGCCTCGACGGACCCGTCATTGCGCGCCTCCGCCGCAGGTACGGCCGTCAGTGCTACGATCGAGGACAGGACGGTGAGAGACGCCATGAGCGGACCTTTCGTGTGGAAACGTGCGTCTGTGTGCCGAACATCGCGCCGGAAGCCTTCGCGCAACTGGTCGCACGGGTCCCCGGAGAGGCACCCTTGTCGAACCTCGAGTTCGAGGCGTTGCTTGGCGATCCGCCGACTTACGCATGCGCGCTGGAACTCGACGCCATCTGACACCGCATCGGCACGCTGAACCCGCCATCGTCGGTATCGGAATAATCGTCGGACAGGAACGGCAGCAAGCGGTCCCGGAGATGCGCCATGGCGGTAACCATGTGCTTCTGGACCATGCGCGTCGTGATGGACAGATTTGCCGCGACGTCCGGCGTGGCCATCTCGCGGTGCCGCCGCATGTGAAAGACTTCAGCGCAACGCGGCGACAGTTCGGCCAGCGCGGCGTGATAGGCGCGCTGCAGATCGGCGAGGCGGCGGCTCTCTTCCTGGCCCGGTCTTATAGACAGGTGACTTTCGGCAACATCGTCGATGTCGACACTGGAATTCAATGGAGTGCGCCGGCGACTGCGATCGATCATGAGATTTAGAGCTATGCGATACATATAACCGAGCGGGGAATTAACCTCCTGCTCTTGTTGTAATGCGTAAAATTTGAGGAATGTCTCTTGAACTATGTCGTCTGTATCGGCTTGATTACTCGATCTCGCAGCGATGAATAATCTCAGGCGACCCGCGGATTCCTCGAATAGACGCTGATCATACTGCATGCACCGATGCTGTATCCTGTGATTACATCCGTCCAATGCCGATGTCGAAAGCCTCATTCCGAATTTGCATAACCCGCGACGCAGGGTTCGGACCGCGTTAGTCCAGCCGTGCGAACCGCACGTTGCGCGCACGCTCGACGCTGACCGTCAACCCAGTCACGCGGCCGTCCGCGTCCCGCACGAAACGAAACGTGACGCCCTCGCCCTGAAACGCGTCGCGGTAGATGGGCTCGAGCGTCCGGGTGAAATCCGGCCGGTCGCGAATGCGCCAGACGAGTCCGTCTGGGCCTGCCGAGATGTCATAGGTCGCGCCGACTTCCTCGCTGGCATAATGCCCGACATAAGTGTCGAGCTTCACGGCTGCCGCAACGACCGGGGCGGTGCGAACGAAGATGGCAATGTTGCCGTCGCGGCCGGTCAGCTCGATGCGATCCTTCGAGACGAACTTGCTGGCGTTCGCCAGGTAACGCGCGTCGTCGAGCGGCATGCCCGATGCCTGATCGACGAACAGGCCGTCGAGCGGTTTTGCCGAGACGGCGGCAGCCGCGGACCCGCCGAGAAACAGCGCAGCGACCTTTCTTCCCATGCCAGTATCGGCGTTGGCTGCGTTGCACAGCAAGGCGACCGACAGGCGCCGCGCCGGATAGCGGCCGAGCCACGCGCGATACCCCGCAGTCGAGCCCGCATGCGCAATCTCCTCGGTGCCGCGGAACGTATAGTTGAACAGCCCGCGGCCATAAGTGAGTTTGCGGCCGTCGCGCAGCGTGCTGCGTTCCGACAATTTGGTCGTGACGAACCCGCCGAGCTTGCCGCTGTCGAGCGCGCGGTTCCAGATCAGCAGGTCGCCGACAGTCGTTAGCAACCCGCCATTGCCATAGGCATCCTCGAACGGCATCTCCTGCTGATAGCGGTCGCCTTGCCATTCATAGGCTTGCGCGCGTCCGGGCACGATCCGCCGATACTCGTCGCGCCACCGGGTGTGCGTCATGCCGAGGGGGGCGAAGAACGTCTCGTGACTGAATTGGGCGAGCGACTTGCCGCTGACGCGCCGGACAATCTCGGTCAGCAGATTATACCCCGTATTCGTGTAGCTCGACTCTGCACCGGGCTCGAAATTGAGCGCCTTCTGCTTCACCACGATGGCCAGAACGTCGTTCTGCGTGTGGACGCGCGTGGTCCGCGGCCATCCTGCCAATCCTGCGATACCGCCCCAATCGCGCAAACCGCTGGTGTGATTGAGCAGCCGGTCGACGGTAATGACATGGCCGTAGTCGGGCAGTTCGGGGAGGATCGTGCGGACGTCGGTATCGAGCGTGAGCTTGCCGGCGTCGACCAATGCGAGCACCGCTGCGGCGGTGAATTGTTTCGACACGGATCCCGCCTCGAACACGGTTTCGGCGCGGTTGCGAATGCCGTGCTCGAGATCGGCCATGCCATAGGCCCGGGTCAGCACCGCCTGTCCGTCCTGATCGACCGCGACGGCACAGCCCGGCGCCGAATCCGAGTTCCACTTCGCGAAGATCGAGTCGAGATCGGTCGCGGCGACCGCCCGGATGCGCGCCGCATCCGCCGCCTGACCGAGCGCCGGCGTCGTGACCGCGAGAGCACCGCATCCGCCGATGGCCAGAAACGACAAGAGGCGGACGCAAATGCTCATGGTAGTTCCTTCCGGTCCCGGTATCCGAGGCGACGCCCCGTGCGATCAGCCGAGCGTACGACGCCTACACGTGTCAGAAGCTGATTTTCGCGGCCATCGAGAAATAGCGCCCGATCTGGTCGTAATGGATCTGGCCCGTCGTCGTCAGTGGCGGATCGATATCGAAGACGTTGTTGACGTTGGCCGACAGCGTCAGCTCCTTGATCCGCACGCGCGCGCCGAGATCGAAATAGGTGCGCGCCGAGATCGCATTGTTCTCGATGTCCAGCAGATGGTTCCAGACGCCGCCGTCGACATAGCGCAGGCGCGCATCGGCGCTGAACACCTCGTCCTGATACGTGACGCTGGCCGTGCCGCGCCACTGCGGCGTGCCGAACGGAACCGCCTCGCCGACGTCGCCGACATATTCGATCTTGCTGACGCCGTCGTCGGTGGTCAGGCTGGGCACATAGGTCGCCAGCCCGCGGAAACGCAGCGTGCCGGGCATCGAGGCCGAAAGCTTGTTGAGCGGCAGGACGTAGGACGCTTCGAAATCGATACCGTGCGTCCGGTATTCCGCCAGATTGACGAAGGTCGCGAATACGGTGGTGATCACGCCGTTCGCCCGCACGATCTGGCTGCACAGCGCCGCATTGCCGTTGGCGCAGCGCGTGACGATGTCCTGGCCGCTCAACGTGGCGATGGCACCCTTGAGGCGAATGTCGAAATAGTCGACCGACAGATTCAGCCCCGGAGCGAAGGACGGAGAATAGGTGCCGCCGATCGTCGTGGTCTGGCCGATTTCCGGATCGAGCGCCGGATTTCCCCCGCCGAAGGTGACGATCTGATAGGTCGTCTGGGTAAGCGGGTCGGCGATATTCGACTGGGTGGTCGACCGCGTGTTGAACAATTCGGTGAGGCTGCCCGAGCGAATGTCGCGCGACCGCGATACGCGCAGCAGCAAATCGTCGAAGATGCGGTCGGTCAGGCCCAGCTTCCACGACGTCACGTTGCCGGTGTTGCTATAGTGGCTGTAGCGGCCCGCGGCGCTCAGTTCGAGCTTGCTGAAGTCGTGGTCGAGAAGCGGGATTGCGATCTCGCCAAAGCCTTCCTTGACGTCGAATCCGCCCTCGATCGACGAGAAATTGAAGGTAGTGAACGCCTGCGCGGCCGATAGCGGATCGAGCCCGCTCGAGCCGATCGATTCCCAGCGCGCCTCGGCGCCGATCGCGATCGACACTGGCCCGGCCCAGAGCGAGAACGGATCGCCCCGCAGGCTGACCGCAGCGGTGTCGAGCTTGGTCGTGTTGCGGACATGGGCCGCCGACGAGAAGGCGTAGGCTATCGCGGCGGGATCGGCATTGCCCTCGCCGAACACGTTGAGCGGGCGGCACGCCGTCGTCGGGTCGGTCAGCGCGATGCGGCAGATCGGTGCGCCGCCGTTGGGGCTGGCGACGACGTCGATCGCGCGGTTGAAATTGGCGGTGACCTTCTGGTTGAGATAACCCCGGTCGTCGGACAGCTGACCATGGCCGTAATAGGCGCTGTATCGCCATTTGCCGTCGGCAAACGATCCGTCGACGCCGATCGCGGCGTCGATCGTCTCGCGGGTGTAGCCGAAGGTTCGATAGCCATAATCCTCGAACACGCGGCCCATCCGGAAGCTGGTCTGTCCGGCCGCGATCAGCCGGTTGCGGATCGTCGGCGAGAGGAAAGGGTTGTCGCGCGAGACCGTGATGTTGTCCCGGTTGCTCTCGGCATAAAAGGGATATTCCGCGGACATCCGCGAATAGCTGCCGTCGACCCAGAATTTGGCGTCGCCGACTTCGAAGCTGGCGCGCGCATAGCCGTTCAGGCGCTCATAGGGTGCCGCGAGCGCGGTCTCGTCGCGCAGGCTGGTTCCCTCGCCGCCGACCATCACCTGGCTGCCGCGCGGGCTGCCGAACTGGAACGGCCGCAGCGTGCCGTCATTATTGAAGGTCTGCCCGGCAAGGACGCCGGTCGTGATCAGTCCGCCGACACTGGCGTTGGAATAATTGACGTCGCGCGCGATGACGAAGGCGTGTGCCGATCCGGCCGGGTTGGTATAGAGCGTCGTGCTTCCCAGGTTTGGCCGGGAATCGCGGTCGAGCACCCCATGGTCGTTGAAATATTGCGCGCCGATCATGAAATGGCCGGCGTCGCCGGCGAAGCGGGTGCCGAACGTCGCGTCGAACCCGTAGCGGAAGGCATCACCGCGGGACGAGAACCCGGTTTGCGCGCCGATCGTCACTCCCTGGAGCTTGCTGTCGAGCAGGATGTTGACCACGCCGCCGACCGCTCCGGAACCCCAGGCGGCCGAGGCGCCGCCGGTGACGACCTCGACTCGACTGATCAGGCCCTGCGGTACGCTGTTGAGATCGCCGGCCCCGGTGAAACGGCGGCCGTTGAGCAAGGTCAGCGTGCGGGAGGTGCCGAGGCCGCGCAGGTCGGCCGGCGACGAGCCGGACGCCGTTCCCGAGAAATTGGTCACCGGCGTCGTCGAGGCGCGGAACTGCGGAAGGTCGT
Protein-coding regions in this window:
- a CDS encoding RNA polymerase sigma factor, which codes for MRLSTSALDGCNHRIQHRCMQYDQRLFEESAGRLRLFIAARSSNQADTDDIVQETFLKFYALQQEQEVNSPLGYMYRIALNLMIDRSRRRTPLNSSVDIDDVAESHLSIRPGQEESRRLADLQRAYHAALAELSPRCAEVFHMRRHREMATPDVAANLSITTRMVQKHMVTAMAHLRDRLLPFLSDDYSDTDDGGFSVPMRCQMASSSSAHA
- a CDS encoding M20/M25/M40 family metallo-hydrolase; the encoded protein is MASLTVLSSIVALTAVPAAEARNDGSVEAVLAGRGYKAAVVQLEREHDRIVEDIVKLTEIPAPPFKEAARAAAYRDMLKQAGLENVEIDAEGNVMGVYRGTAAAGGPVIVLAAHLDTVFPEGTKVTVRRDGTRLYAPGIGDDTRSLAVLLAYARAMKANAIRTKSDILFVGNVGEEGPGDLRGVRYLFTRGAYKDRVETFVSMDGTDASRIVSGGVGSKRYRVTYKGPGGHSYGAFGLVNPMVAMSQTVVDFYKLAVPKSPKTTYAASVTGGGTSVNSIPNEVFTEFDMRSEDPAELAKVEKRFVEIVHASVDGENGGRDTREGKVSAELKLIGDRPAGSTSPTADIVRIATGVIRAHGMRPSPSFSSTDSNLPMSLGIPAITIGSGGTGGRAHSLDEWIDVEKGASVRGMSVGLGILLVAAGVE
- a CDS encoding serine hydrolase domain-containing protein, with the protein product MSICVRLLSFLAIGGCGALAVTTPALGQAADAARIRAVAATDLDSIFAKWNSDSAPGCAVAVDQDGQAVLTRAYGMADLEHGIRNRAETVFEAGSVSKQFTAAAVLALVDAGKLTLDTDVRTILPELPDYGHVITVDRLLNHTSGLRDWGGIAGLAGWPRTTRVHTQNDVLAIVVKQKALNFEPGAESSYTNTGYNLLTEIVRRVSGKSLAQFSHETFFAPLGMTHTRWRDEYRRIVPGRAQAYEWQGDRYQQEMPFEDAYGNGGLLTTVGDLLIWNRALDSGKLGGFVTTKLSERSTLRDGRKLTYGRGLFNYTFRGTEEIAHAGSTAGYRAWLGRYPARRLSVALLCNAANADTGMGRKVAALFLGGSAAAAVSAKPLDGLFVDQASGMPLDDARYLANASKFVSKDRIELTGRDGNIAIFVRTAPVVAAAVKLDTYVGHYASEEVGATYDISAGPDGLVWRIRDRPDFTRTLEPIYRDAFQGEGVTFRFVRDADGRVTGLTVSVERARNVRFARLD
- a CDS encoding TonB-dependent receptor plug domain-containing protein — its product is MKTMDLRRLMMLTTAAVAVSASAAANAQVATDATAQAETVPAAASDEDAPGESDAEILVTGSRIDRAGFDAPTPTTIIGGDDLLKGNRPSIAQVLNDLPQFRASTTPVTNFSGTASGSSPADLRGLGTSRTLTLLNGRRFTGAGDLNSVPQGLISRVEVVTGGASAAWGSGAVGGVVNILLDSKLQGVTIGAQTGFSSRGDAFRYGFDATFGTRFAGDAGHFMIGAQYFNDHGVLDRDSRPNLGSTTLYTNPAGSAHAFVIARDVNYSNASVGGLITTGVLAGQTFNNDGTLRPFQFGSPRGSQVMVGGEGTSLRDETALAAPYERLNGYARASFEVGDAKFWVDGSYSRMSAEYPFYAESNRDNITVSRDNPFLSPTIRNRLIAAGQTSFRMGRVFEDYGYRTFGYTRETIDAAIGVDGSFADGKWRYSAYYGHGQLSDDRGYLNQKVTANFNRAIDVVASPNGGAPICRIALTDPTTACRPLNVFGEGNADPAAIAYAFSSAAHVRNTTKLDTAAVSLRGDPFSLWAGPVSIAIGAEARWESIGSSGLDPLSAAQAFTTFNFSSIEGGFDVKEGFGEIAIPLLDHDFSKLELSAAGRYSHYSNTGNVTSWKLGLTDRIFDDLLLRVSRSRDIRSGSLTELFNTRSTTQSNIADPLTQTTYQIVTFGGGNPALDPEIGQTTTIGGTYSPSFAPGLNLSVDYFDIRLKGAIATLSGQDIVTRCANGNAALCSQIVRANGVITTVFATFVNLAEYRTHGIDFEASYVLPLNKLSASMPGTLRFRGLATYVPSLTTDDGVSKIEYVGDVGEAVPFGTPQWRGTASVTYQDEVFSADARLRYVDGGVWNHLLDIENNAISARTYFDLGARVRIKELTLSANVNNVFDIDPPLTTTGQIHYDQIGRYFSMAAKISF